The DNA sequence ATACGACTTCGATAAAGTTGCCTGTTTGCCACCAGAAGAGCGAAACATATATTATGGNNNNNNNNNNNNNNNNNNNNNNNNNNNNNNNNNNNNNNNNNNNNNNNNNNNNNNNNNNNNNNNNNNNNNNNNNNNNNNNNNNNNNNNNNNNNCATGACATCGAACAACAACTAAAGGCTCTTGAGAAGTTTACGAACCAATCGATGACCGCATACTCAAACAACGAAAGAAAACTAGTGAGTCTAGCGAAAAAGTATACACTCTCAAGAAAGACCGTCAAATCAAAGAATTGGAATGCGTTTAAAGGAATCAAAGTAAAATTCACAAAGAAAAAACAGAAAATCCGTCAAAACATAGCCAAGGCCATAGACATCAAAAACATATTCAAAGTGCTAAGCACAACATATATAAAATCTAAAGTGAGACAGGTGTATGAAGCAACGATTAAAGACCCTTATAGTTGGTCAAAACGTATCATTCAACTGACCACACAACAGGTTACTAGTAAAATTCCAACTCATGTATTTAGCAAAGACTACCAAATGAGTAGAGCGCAAACCGCACTCGATGCAGTAAGGGCAACACGCCCTTGGGTACAAAGCGCAACTCAAAACTTTTATTATAGGATAACACAAATTCTTAAAAAAGAGATGATACAGCCGGTACATACCTTATATTCTAAGGCATCAGATGAAAGGGAGAGAATTCCTTTTTATGTAGCAAGCGCAAAATACCTTCGAGAATACTTTCAAAACGCGCTATATCAGGCAAGAAAGAACATGGCGAATTTCTCCAATACCGAAATATATCATACCTCACCCTATGATATGTTTTCTAAAAAGTTGGAATACGACTTCGATAAAGTTGCCTGTTTGCCACCAGAAGAGCGAAACATATATTATGGTGAATGGGCAAAGCATGCAATAGAATCTGTTAAAGTCATTGATGAATATATGGAATATGGCGGGACATATCATGTGGTTCAGAACGGAAGAATCATACGAGAATATTACGAAAATGGAACGCAAAAATTTGAAGAAGTCAGTTATATTCCCGAGGATCGGATTGGTGGAAGCAGAGAACTAGGCAGTGCGTTTGAAGAAACACCAATATGGTATGTAGATTACTTTAGTACAGGAAGTGCTATTAAAAATACGTTAAAAAAACTAGGGAAAAATGCATTTATTCGATTTAATAAGGGTACGGATGAAATTAGTGAAATTGTAAAACAAGGTCAAAAAATGCCAAAGCATATTGAAGTGAAGAATAAGACTAACTTGCCTGGAAAAGGAGAACCTAATTCTTCAGCTGATCTGTTAAATCCTGATGGAACTGTTAAACAAAGAAGATATTACGATGAAAATGGAAGAGCAAAGGAAGATATAGATTTCAATCATTCTGATGATGGAACCCACACATTTCCTCATAGACACAAATGGGATTGGTCTAAAAAACATCCTAGACAAAAACCAGAATAAGAGGAGGATTACTTATGAGTAAAATTCATGATAGTAAAATTTTAAATTATCAAATAGATTTTGAGTATTCAAAAATTGACATGAAAGTGGAAAACGAACAAGAAAAACAAGTGAAAATTTTATTTAAAGATTTTTTTGCTTTTCATTTTGAAAATCAGCTATCTGGCAGCATACTTTTTGATATAGTTGAAGGAGATGTCGAATCGTTTGCATTAGAAAACAAAGAATTGTTAGATAAGGAAAAGGATTATCTTTGGCCCATGGATTATGAATATGTAGAGGATTTAATTAAATATATCAAGGAAAATAGTTATCATTATTATAAAATATATGCTTCATACGGATTAAATGGATGGATTCTGTCTAAAGGAGTACTCTTTGAAGAATAAAATGGATAAGGAGGTAAATTATTTATTTGTCGTAAATTAATAAGGGAGAATTAATGTAGTAAAAACAGAAAATGGAGCTGTTAAAAAGACAAAGTTGGTAAATGGATTAATCTTCATGAATCTTACAGAGGAACCATTTTTAGATATTGAAGATAACGATTTTTTTGTAAGAATGTATTTTCTTTATTTAACACATGGAAAAATAAGATTCAATTGCAAGGGGATAGCTATAAAAATCTATTCAAAAATCAATACAACTGTTAAATGAGACTATTGATAATATCGAAATAACCCCGAAACAAGGAAGACTATTGTTTTATTGAGAAAATGAAATAGAAGCAGTGTTGGTTAATGTTGATGAAGTAGTTAGTCACTAAAATATAATTATTGAGTTAACAAAGTTTTCAGTTGGATATGGAGATTTTATCCTAGTTGGAGAAGATTTTAATTTTGTAGAACAAGGTTATCATATTTTTAAGTTTAAACCTGAAGATTACCCTGATAATTTGGGTGTTATATTGGGGCTAAGTATATTTCATTCAAAGTTCAAAATTAGAATTCTTGATTGGCTAATTGCCTATTAAGGTTTCTTTTTGTTCTGCAGAACATTGGCTAAACAGTATGGAATTAGCTGGAACAGTTGTCGGAGGTGGGGTGCTTACCCAACGTATAAAGTCAGCGAAGAAGGTACCACCTCTTACCAAACCTAGCGGAAATCAAAGCGCAAAGGCTAACATATAACAAATAGTTCAATAGATAATAAGACTGTAACACAACCAAAAGCGGCAGAGGCGAATAAGACAGTTTGGGGCTGATATAACTAAGGAAACAAATAATGTTCAAACTAGAGGTCGTAATAATCTTTCAATAGATGAATATTCCGTCAAGAAGCATCGAAAATGTATGTTAGTATAAGAGCATCAATTTCAGATGTTCAGGCAATTTCAAAGAAAACAGGAATTGCAGAATGCCGAATTCAACGCATCAACGACCATGTATTTGAAAATGAACAAAACATATCAAGTCAAGTCAAGTGGAAATGGAAGGTTTGACACTGATTATGAAATTGCCAAGTACGGACTAGATTACAGCAAGGAAATTACAACACGAAAGACATTAATTTATTGAAACATGAAATGTTTGAGTCAAGGTTTGAAGGTATATCTAATACAAACTATGAAACTGCAACACGCTGCTGTGCTGTCACATCAGTTCGACTGTGGAAATAGATTAGAGGTGATTATAAATGGGAGCTTTTGTTTTACTCTTGAAAGACTATGAGGATGAATCAGTTGTGATTTATAGATTCGGCCCAGAAGAAGAGATAATGGGAAAGATTGAATTAAACAAAGTAACTAGAATGTTCTCAGAATTAGAACCGATTAATAACCCAAATCATTCAAATCGATTTTACTTCGATAGAGCAGCTCAAAGATTGGCAAGATGTCTAGTTAAGGAAAGTGGTGTATTTCCTGAGATAATCACATTTGAATCCTAAGGAGTTGAACTTTAATTGGCTTTATGCCTTTAAGGTTTTTTATTTAGTATGTGCGATTCGGGTGGTGCAAGGCACGACCCGAATGCCTGTGGCACCACCTGAAAATAGTAAAATATACCCATCCACTTGCGTGGAAAATAATTACAAAAGTCTCTAACTATAGAAATCTCTTTGATTTATGCTAGGAGTAACTATTTTCCAAGAGATTCCTTTATAGGGAATTTTCTGTGGCGTTAAGCGGGGTGGGAATTTGTCTCTAATTGATATACGAATAAAAGAAATACTTCAAGCCAACAGTCAGCTAGAGAAACAAAGGTCAATGATTTCTTCTGCAAGAGGAAATATAAAGGGAGTATCGAATAGTTTAGATAGGAAAATTGCATCTAGGCGCAACATAGGTGGTCGCCTAGATTCGGTACAACGTGCTCTTCATGACATCGAACAACAACTAAAGGCTCTTGAGAAGTTTACGAACCAATCGATGACCGCATACTCAAACAACGAAAGAAAACTAGTGAGTCTAGCGAAAAAGTATACACTCTCAAGAAAATCCGTCAAAACATAGCTAAGGCCATAGACATCAAAAACCTATTCAAAGTGCTAAGCACGACATATATAAAATCTAAAGTGAGACAGGTGTATGAGGCAACGATTAAAGACCCTTATAGTTGGTCAAAACGAATTATTCAACTGACCACACAACAGGTTACTAGTAAAATTCCAACTCATGTATATAGCAAAGAATACCAAATGAGTAAAGCGCAAACCGCACTCGATGCAGTAAGGTCAACACGCCCTTGGGTACTAAGCGCAACTCAAAACTTTTATTATAGGATAACACAAATTCTTAAAAAAGAGATGATACAGCCGGTACATACCTTATATTCTAAGGCATCAGATGAAAGGGAGAGAATTCCTTTTTATGTAGCAAGCGCAAAATACCTTCGAGAATACTTTCAAAACGCGCTAAATCAGGCAAGAAAGAACATGGCGAATTTCTCCAATACCGAAATATATCATACCTCACCCTATGATATGTTTTCTAAAAAGTTGGAATACGACTTCGATAAAGTTGCCTGTTTGCCACCAGAAGAGCGAAACATATATTATGGGGAATGGGCAAATCAAGCAATAGAATCTTTCAAAGTCATTGATGAATATATGGAATTTGGCGGGATATATCATGTGGTTCAGAACGGAAGAATCATCCGAGAGTATTACGAAAATGGAACTCAAAAGTTTGAAGAAGTCAGTTATATTCCCGAAAATCGGATTGGTGGAAGCAGAGAACTAGGCAGCGCGTTTGAAGGAACACCAATATGGTATGTAGATTACTTTAGTACAGGAACTGCTATTAAAAATACGTTTAAAAAACTAGGGAAAAATGCATTTAGTGGTTTTAATAAGGGTATAGATAACGCCAAGCTAAGTCCATCAAACTATCCAAATCCAGACCCACCTATGTCAATACCACTTGTAAGATATGAACCAAAAACAATAGAAGAAGTCATAAGAATGCGTCAAGGAAAAGGACCAACAACTAAAATAACACATGGTGATAAAAATATAGAAGCACATCATAGACAACAAGTCCCTGTTAAAAAGGGTGGGAAATTAGATGAACTAGAGCAAAGAACTCATAGAGGTGGAGGAAATCATACACGTCATGATAAACCTTCCCGGTTAACTCCATATCAAAGAGCCAAGGAGATTAGAGAACACTATATAGAAAGAGGAAAAGAATATATATTACCAAGGGAAGGGATTTAAAAGGAGGGAAAGAGAGTGACAAGAGTTGAGATTGCAGCGTTACTAGATGGTATACTAGATAAAGAAATAGGAAAAATAGATATTCCTTTGGCAAGTGATTGGGAAAAGATTGAAAAAAAGTTTGGTTGTGAATTCCCAGCGGAGTTTAAATTTTTTATTGAATTAATGTCTGAATATTCATTTCCAGGAGATATCTTAAATGTTTCCACTGGCAAAACTAATGGAAATGATACTATTGAATTTACCTATGACTATGAGATGAAACAGGGGGGATGGAAGAAAGAATTAATCCCATATTATAGTATAGGGAATGGTGACTACTTTTGTCTTATTTCCAATGAGTGTCCAAACTCGGGAGTTTACTATTATTCACATGAAGAAAATAATATAGATAAAGAAGCTGATAACTTTGAAGAGTGGTTAAATCAGTTACCAACTTTTTTGAGTTAATAGATAAAAGACCTTGAAATGGCTAATCGCCTTTCAAGGTTTATTAATTATAGTAAGAAATATTTTGCTGGCTTTTTCATATTTCTTGTCACAAATAAATAGAGTATTTCCTTATTATCTAGCAAGCGCAACCTTTCTCCAAAAGATTTTTCAAAGCTCACTAAATAAGACAAGAAAAACACAAATCGATACGAGTGAAACAGAAGAGTTAACCTTTACTACAGGTACAAAGAAATCGCTAAATAGTTTCAAAGAAATAGGTACGATGATTTTGGACGAACATATGGACAGATCAGACAAAATGTTTGATTCATGGGGAGACTTTGGCAATGCGATATCATTTGGAATACCTAAAGGGATTTATCAAGGTTTAGAGAATAACTATAACGAAATGGTCGACAACCCATCCTTAAGAACTGTTAGCAATTGGATAACGCTTGGCGGAGTCGATATGACGATCGGAGCAGTGAATCCAGATGATCCCCTTTCCGCAGAACATTGGCTAAACAGCATGGGGTTAGCTGGAACAGTTGTCGGAGGTGGAGCGCTTTCCCAAAGTATAAAGTCAGCAACCACAACGACAACAATAAAGCCAGCGACGAAGGTACCCACTTCTACCAAACCTAACGGGAATCAAAGCGCACAGCCTAACATAACAAATAGTTCAATAGATAATAAGACTGTGACACAACCAAAAGCGGCAGATGGGAATAAGACAGGTAGTCAGGTTAGTGGTGATACGGTAAAGGGTACTGAAAGTGGTAGACCTGTACAACAAATCAATAACAGGTTTCCCGATGATGTTCAAACTGGAAAGGAGTTTTCTTTCAATATCGAAAATGGTTACCTTAAAAATACTAATGGTCTAACTGAGGTGGATTTTGTTGTAGATATGAATGGAAAACTGCATATTGGGAGAGGACATTCCTTTTTGGCAAATGGTGAGTCTCTACAATCGGCTGGAAAGCTTAAGATTAATGGTCAAGGACAGGTTAGAAGCATGTCTAACTTATCTGGGCACTATACTCCTTCAATAGAGCAAGCAAGATTATTTCCACAAATTCTAGAGCAATCAGGAATAAGAACTAAGAATGCTTGGCACGAAATTTATGCTATTGAAACAACAACTTCGGGTTACGTCAACATAAATCAGCTTGTTAAGATTTCTAGCTCTAAGATTAAGTAGGTGGTGAAGAACATGAAACAAATGAATAAAGATATTTTTAGAGAAAATTTATTAAAAACGATTGAAGAAATATCAAGAGAGAAAGAGTTGGTTTATAACAATTGTAATTTTGTTATAGAGCCTGTGAAAGAAAAAGATAAGCCATTAAACAGTGCAGATGATATGATGAGATTAAACGTTCTAAGTGAAGAAAATATAGGAAATAAGTTGCTGACATTGGATAGTACTGTAAATATACTATGTGGATTACAACCATTAGTACCAATATGGATAGATGTATATTTCATAAAAATGAATGGTAGTACGGCTGTTTTTAAATTACAGTGTAGTCAAAGGTTTAGGAAACCGACCTTATTGAGAAATGCTGAAAATGGACACGCTCCCTTTAAGGCAATAATAGAAAATACTTTCTAAATACGAAAGCAAGATATAAATTATATATTTTGATACAGCAGGACAAAGGGTGGTTCGTTGTCTATTTAGAGAAGGTGTAATCTTCTCTAAGTGATGACATTTTAATAATATTATTATTTTCCTCAGGAGTAATAACTCTTGAGGATTTTTAGTTTCAATGTATTATATGCAAGCGCAAACTATCTCCGAAAGTATTTTCAAAACGCACTGGTAAGGAACTAATGTAGTGTTAATTATTCCCTCTTAAGGCAAAGGAAAAGCTGCATTGTACAATAAGTTATGCAAATATATTTTGGTAGAAGTATAGAAAAATGACCTTGATTGGCTAAAGCCCTTCAAGTTTTTTTGTATTTTGGAGCTAAGTATTCATCGAATGTGCGAAAAGAAACTTCCTGTCTTTTAAATTTATGAGAAAGTAGAATAAGAGGAAAATCCAAACTTTGGTGGAACCCTATAATAGAGGCTTAGCTAGTCTAAATTGGTGCATGGTAAATTTTCTAGAGTTTTCATGAGGAGAAAGGTAATGAAGGATAAACAACAGAACAATACTAAATTAGGAAATTATATAGCTTACGGTATGAGTTTTGGATTATTAGCTGGTGCTGGATTGAGCGTGATAGTAGGGACGATGTTCAATAATGTATTTATTCAGATGGCAGGTGCTGGTATCGGGTTAGCCGTAGGAATGATGGTAGGTGCGTTGCTTTATTGGGTTCAAAATAAATCAACTAGATAGTAACCGCTGTGAGGTTATTCTTCAAGGGAGTGATAGTTAATTGTAAATATAAGAATATACTAAAATATATTAGCTATTTTGAGTCGGCGAGTCAGCAATCATATACTTGGGAGTCCACACAGAAAGATGCAGATGACGTTATATCCATTGGTTATCGGGTGTATGAGGAAACTTTTACTAAGTTCATTAGTGAAGTCTATGATTCTGGGGTACTTCTTTCAGAATACACAGGCCATCTACCGGAGCATATATCTGAACTAGAAAAGGAAAAAATCTCGCAACTGGATTTGGTAAAACTAAGAGTGGTATTGACGTTTTTTGTGAGGGTGGAGCGCTTCCAGGACGGGGTATGGGCACAAGCCATAACGAATCAAAGCTTTCTTCATATTTTTAAGCGCCTTTCAGAATTAACGGACAGGTAAGTTTGAGTCCTAATACAACTACCTTGTTAACTACATTTTTCCCACTTGGCACAGGTTGTAGCTGAAAGAGGGCAAGAAAGGAACCTTTATGAAAGACGATATACTCCGGACAAAAGAGCTATATAAACAATTAATAACAATTTTAGGGGAAAAGATTGATAATGAGACTGTCTTTATTATTAAACAACTAGAAATGGGTTTAGAGTTAATAGATGAATATATGGATAATCAACATACTGAAAGTGCAGCAGAACAAATACACCAACAACTATGCGAAATATATATAAACATTACCCGACCTCGAGTCGGTCTATCTGACTATTTTATATGGAAAGATGACTATGAGAAGCGCATGGAAGCAAATGAACGTTTAGATTCTATCAAGGATAATCTTAATACATTATTCAAATGTTAATGAGTCAGGATTCACAGAGGGAAATGCTTTTTGTGGCAAGTAAAAAAGGAGGTATTCATTAAATGAGATTAAAGGAGCTTGAGATGAAGCTTCAAGAGATAAATATACCTAGCCATGCCTATTCGTTAAATGGTGGCTTACCTAATGAAAGATTCTGTTTGAATGCGGTTGGTGGCAAGTGGGAAACTTATTATAGCGAGAGAGGGAATAAGTCGGGAAGAAAAATATTTGCTAACGAAGATGAGGCATGTGATTATTTTTTCACATGGATTAAGCATAATCTATCAATGGTTTAAGTACGAGTAAAGTTGTGAGTATAAGAGCCAGCAAATTCACATTATATAGTAGTGAGGATAAGACATGATTGATAAGGAAACGGGTTCAATATCATTTGATAATGGAAACATAGCTTTACACTCTAAGATGTCTATTGAATTGTTCAAGACTACTTCTTTGTACAAAGGGGGGAGTGTTGATACGAGTTATCTAATAAAAGATACTTTTAAAATATGCGAAAAACCCTTTCTAGTAACTGTCTTTTTTAATGATAGAAAACTTATTGAAGTACATTTATCAGAAGTTACGAATGGTAAAACATGGAGCAATTGTATAGAAGAGCTTGAGACAGTAAAGAAAAAGAGTCATGACCAGTGGTTGTTATCTGTTTTAGGAGAAGCACCATATATTTATACTTGGGGCCAAGTAGAATCTGTATTTGACAAGAAAGGGTATGTCAGTTCAATAATTATAAGGTACTGAAAGTAAAAACTTATTAGTATGACACTTGAAGGAGTTATTAATGTAGAGCGTTTTATCCCCAAGATAATCCCCCCACTTATACCAGACAAATTGTTGAATCCTATGATTTATATTCAGAACTTGGTTGTATTTACTAACTGTGGCACAAGTCTAGGAAATTAGAGTAAGGAAAATAGGGGACATAATTCTTATGGATGAAGAACTTTTCAACGAACGATGGTATACAAAATAAGCAGCACAAACCACTGTCTTGGCTGGTCTACTTATGTAATACATATATATCCCCTTACATACTTACGATAGCAAATTGAAAGAGTTGATAGGAAAGCCAGAGCATCAAACAGCCAATGCCAATATCTAGTATTCTCCAAGCAACAGGTTTTTCAAATAGAGGAATCAACCATCTTGCTCCATAACCAAGTCCAAAAAACCATACAAACGAAGCGATCACAGCCCCAATTAAAAAATGGACTTTTTCTTGCCACATGAGTGTTCCTGCAAAACCACCTATGATAACCACGGTATCTAAATAAACATGTGGATTAAATAAGGTAATGGCCAAAGTGAGTAAAATCGTTTTTCGAACTTTAGGAGCTGCTTCCCTGTCATTGTTATTAATAGTCATTGAACTAGAGGAGAGCCATGCATTTCGAAGTGATTTTAAGCCATATAAAGCTAAAAAGAGGCCTCCAGCAATTGCAAGAGTTACGGTTGCAATCGTACTGCTACTGATAATCGTTCCAATTCCTAATACACCGATCGTAATTAATATAAAATCACACAAAAAACAAGTGAGGGATACCCAGAAAATATTATTTTTCATTAATCCTTGTCTAAGTACAAAGGCATTTTGAGCACCAATTGCTATAATCAGACTTCC is a window from the Bacillus alkalicellulosilyticus genome containing:
- a CDS encoding SMI1/KNR4 family protein, with the protein product MTRVEIAALLDGILDKEIGKIDIPLASDWEKIEKKFGCEFPAEFKFFIELMSEYSFPGDILNVSTGKTNGNDTIEFTYDYEMKQGGWKKELIPYYSIGNGDYFCLISNECPNSGVYYYSHEENNIDKEADNFEEWLNQLPTFLS
- a CDS encoding DUF6508 domain-containing protein — its product is MIVNCKYKNILKYISYFESASQQSYTWESTQKDADDVISIGYRVYEETFTKFISEVYDSGVLLSEYTGHLPEHISELEKEKISQLDLVKLRVVLTFFVRVERFQDGVWAQAITNQSFLHIFKRLSELTDR
- a CDS encoding LysE/ArgO family amino acid transporter, whose product is MEEVIRGALISGSLIIAIGAQNAFVLRQGLMKNNIFWVSLTCFLCDFILITIGVLGIGTIISSSTIATVTLAIAGGLFLALYGLKSLRNAWLSSSSMTINNNDREAAPKVRKTILLTLAITLFNPHVYLDTVVIIGGFAGTLMWQEKVHFLIGAVIASFVWFFGLGYGARWLIPLFEKPVAWRILDIGIGCLMLWLSYQLFQFAIVSM